The Verrucomicrobium spinosum DSM 4136 = JCM 18804 genome includes a region encoding these proteins:
- a CDS encoding SGNH/GDSL hydrolase family protein produces the protein MSHSPFRITLACAALLPLSGASLRAQAPAPPTPAAAPASQAEQAALASIPSFTMRDGLPNFTRMVANKEEVRISYFGGSITAGAGSSKSEYCYRELLHSWLKKQHPDTRFTAYNAAIGGTGSWLGAFRCWNDVGYQRPHLVIVEFAVNDGGTPEDQVIASMEGIVRQLRLNTPSKPDILFVYTLVKGHLDDLKAGKLPPTMQYHEKVAAHYGIPSVVMAKRGAEEILSGRMSMEAFAKDNVHPTDAGYALYLEALKPFFSQVFATPAPATAVNSKVPAALSPKAMEKAKLVSYDWTTLDEGWLGWQLSSTSQLPHLAVSNKPGSTISFKFKGSQVGIYDIIGPDTGNLEFSLNGGDWQKKVNFDKYCLTYARPHATPLVQNLDPSKEHEIKIRIAAERPEGSKDIYTRLGWFLVDGTVEDPNAGIDPLKRIDNIYASMKPVTWAAPEDRWTNLEKTREKLASGPAFTMVLLGDSIIGDTSASNFELLMQRDYPKSSIKKVLSLRGSTGCWWYKDENRVESYVIQHHPDLLIIGGISQRDDIEAIRSVIHQSRAKLPNLEVLLLTPTFGSNNSVMLQNYTLNPDAKAYPYRANLQKLAQEEKCGFFDMTAPWWEYIKSSGYATDSFKRDVVHANARGSQILGRLMQKFFAP, from the coding sequence ATGTCCCATTCTCCTTTCCGAATCACCCTTGCCTGCGCCGCGCTGCTCCCTCTCAGTGGTGCCAGCCTCCGGGCCCAGGCCCCAGCACCCCCCACTCCAGCAGCTGCGCCCGCCAGTCAGGCGGAACAGGCGGCCCTTGCCAGCATCCCCTCCTTTACGATGCGCGACGGTCTGCCCAACTTCACCCGGATGGTCGCCAACAAGGAGGAAGTTCGCATCTCCTACTTCGGCGGTTCCATCACCGCCGGGGCAGGATCAAGCAAATCCGAATATTGTTACCGCGAACTCCTCCACTCATGGCTGAAGAAGCAGCATCCCGACACCCGGTTCACGGCCTACAATGCCGCCATCGGCGGCACGGGTTCCTGGCTCGGGGCCTTCCGCTGCTGGAATGATGTCGGCTACCAGCGCCCGCACCTCGTCATTGTGGAGTTTGCCGTCAATGATGGCGGCACGCCGGAAGATCAGGTCATTGCCAGCATGGAGGGGATTGTCCGGCAGCTTCGTCTGAATACGCCTTCCAAGCCTGACATCCTGTTTGTGTACACCCTGGTCAAGGGGCATCTCGACGACCTCAAGGCGGGCAAACTGCCCCCCACCATGCAGTACCATGAGAAGGTGGCTGCCCACTACGGCATCCCCAGCGTTGTGATGGCCAAGAGAGGAGCGGAAGAAATCCTCAGCGGTCGCATGTCCATGGAGGCTTTCGCCAAGGACAACGTGCACCCGACGGATGCCGGATATGCCCTCTACCTGGAGGCGTTGAAGCCCTTCTTCAGCCAGGTCTTCGCCACGCCGGCCCCCGCCACCGCTGTGAACAGCAAAGTGCCCGCTGCACTCTCGCCCAAGGCCATGGAGAAGGCGAAGCTAGTTTCCTATGACTGGACTACTCTCGACGAAGGCTGGCTCGGCTGGCAGCTGAGTTCCACCAGCCAGCTCCCCCATCTGGCTGTGAGCAACAAACCTGGCTCCACCATCTCCTTCAAATTCAAAGGATCCCAAGTGGGCATCTACGACATCATCGGCCCGGATACGGGGAACCTGGAGTTCTCCCTCAACGGAGGCGACTGGCAGAAAAAGGTGAACTTCGACAAATACTGCCTCACCTACGCCCGCCCCCACGCCACCCCTCTGGTGCAGAACCTTGATCCCTCCAAAGAGCACGAAATCAAGATCCGCATCGCCGCCGAAAGGCCGGAAGGCAGCAAGGACATCTACACCCGATTGGGCTGGTTCCTGGTGGACGGCACCGTGGAAGATCCCAACGCTGGAATCGACCCGCTGAAGCGCATTGACAACATCTATGCCTCGATGAAGCCAGTCACCTGGGCAGCCCCGGAAGATCGCTGGACGAATCTGGAGAAGACCCGGGAAAAGCTCGCCAGCGGCCCCGCCTTCACCATGGTATTGCTCGGTGACAGCATCATCGGTGACACCTCCGCTTCCAACTTCGAACTGCTCATGCAGCGGGACTATCCCAAGAGCAGCATCAAGAAGGTGCTCAGCCTCAGGGGTTCCACCGGTTGCTGGTGGTACAAAGATGAAAATCGCGTGGAGAGCTACGTCATCCAGCACCATCCGGATCTGCTCATCATCGGCGGCATCAGCCAGCGCGATGACATCGAGGCCATCCGCTCCGTTATTCACCAGAGCCGGGCCAAGCTGCCCAACCTGGAAGTCCTGCTTCTCACCCCGACATTCGGGTCCAACAACAGCGTCATGTTACAGAATTACACCCTGAACCCGGACGCGAAAGCCTACCCCTACCGGGCCAATCTGCAGAAGCTCGCCCAGGAGGAGAAGTGCGGTTTCTTCGATATGACCGCCCCCTGGTGGGAATACATCAAGTCCAGCGGCTATGCCACAGACTCCTTCAAGCGTGACGTGGTCCACGCCAATGCTCGCGGAAGCCAGATCTTGGGCCGCCTCATGCAAAAGTTCTTTGCGCCCTGA
- a CDS encoding beta-galactosidase: MHRSLAMFLVWTTLCSGAAYSASFKFVNEGLEIDAGNLGRLTLEYPQLLDAGNQPLHKVVETTISGKTVKLRYEGGGVAEVTLGNDGRLSCKVTQVPADVKNIGTSLQLPIAYNQGGSWKMGGKSGEFPKSKPASPHLYQGHAPELALKNYEGRTLTVQVPDNSFLQLSDNREWNWSIFHWHSFTPYDVNKPEFVYGIVESGAAAVAKPLVDSFGQSTREEWVGKVKSLEELKADVAAEKKYYEGLNPPVTDEYGGLPWSKEKLGLKATGYFRVEKKGDRWILVNPLGNAFFHLGLCVVNPNDDYTLVKGRESAYEWLPKPEGEYASVFRPGSNGTILSYHLINQVRKYGEPYNDESYTARMIGRMKRWGFNSIGAFSSGGEKARAAAKFPTVAHLPINVWEGVPRISGIHETFDPFDENTRAMIEANMARELPAKAKDPLIIGYFIVNEPIYEQIPHVVPSLKGSEHACKRELVKWLQNKYQSIGAFNKAWEANAASFDALLEVGLTVTAPAAKADAEAFATHFLDEYLKLVKTSFRKHDPNHLLIGSRLQPGTISHEWICRAMGPHLDVMSYNYYTYGVDKDHLRNVYEWTGGLPMMLSEFFWSSPKDSGLDGGREVGSQQERGLMYRNYVEQSASLGFVIGTEWFTLVDQSVTGRWFSGFDGERSNSGVISVTDRPWKALLEEMMKTNYDIYRVWFGEREPFSYSVPGKPLVK, from the coding sequence ATGCACCGCTCTCTCGCCATGTTCCTCGTCTGGACCACCCTGTGTTCTGGTGCCGCCTACAGCGCCAGCTTCAAGTTTGTCAACGAAGGCCTGGAGATCGACGCGGGCAATCTGGGGAGATTGACCCTGGAATATCCCCAGCTGCTGGATGCAGGAAACCAGCCCCTTCACAAGGTGGTGGAAACAACCATCAGCGGCAAGACGGTGAAACTCCGCTATGAGGGCGGTGGCGTGGCCGAGGTGACACTGGGAAACGATGGCAGGCTTTCCTGCAAGGTGACTCAGGTCCCGGCGGATGTGAAGAACATTGGCACGTCTCTGCAGCTGCCGATCGCCTACAACCAGGGTGGTTCGTGGAAAATGGGAGGCAAGTCAGGCGAGTTTCCCAAATCCAAGCCAGCCAGTCCGCATCTCTACCAGGGGCATGCGCCGGAGCTGGCGTTGAAGAACTACGAAGGTCGCACGCTCACGGTGCAGGTGCCGGACAACAGCTTTCTGCAACTGTCTGACAACCGTGAATGGAACTGGTCGATCTTTCACTGGCACAGCTTCACGCCTTATGACGTGAACAAGCCGGAGTTCGTGTACGGCATTGTCGAATCAGGGGCGGCAGCGGTGGCCAAACCACTGGTGGACAGCTTTGGCCAGTCCACCCGTGAGGAGTGGGTGGGCAAGGTGAAGAGCCTGGAAGAATTGAAGGCGGATGTGGCGGCCGAGAAGAAATACTACGAGGGTCTAAATCCCCCGGTGACGGACGAATATGGTGGACTGCCCTGGAGCAAGGAAAAGCTGGGGCTCAAGGCGACTGGCTATTTCCGGGTGGAAAAGAAGGGCGACCGCTGGATACTGGTGAACCCATTGGGAAATGCCTTCTTCCACCTGGGGCTGTGTGTCGTGAATCCCAATGACGATTACACCCTGGTGAAGGGGCGTGAGTCGGCGTATGAATGGCTGCCCAAACCGGAGGGTGAGTACGCCTCGGTATTCCGTCCGGGAAGCAACGGAACGATTCTTTCCTATCACCTGATCAATCAAGTGAGGAAGTATGGCGAGCCCTACAACGATGAATCCTATACAGCCAGGATGATCGGCCGCATGAAGCGGTGGGGCTTCAACTCCATTGGCGCCTTTTCCTCGGGGGGCGAGAAGGCCCGGGCCGCAGCAAAATTCCCCACGGTGGCTCATCTGCCCATCAACGTGTGGGAGGGGGTGCCGCGGATCTCCGGCATTCACGAGACGTTTGACCCGTTCGATGAAAATACGCGTGCAATGATCGAGGCGAACATGGCCCGTGAGCTTCCGGCCAAGGCTAAGGATCCGTTGATCATCGGGTACTTTATCGTGAATGAGCCGATCTATGAGCAAATCCCCCATGTGGTGCCGTCCCTGAAGGGGAGCGAGCATGCCTGCAAACGTGAGCTGGTGAAGTGGCTCCAGAACAAGTACCAGTCCATAGGGGCGTTCAACAAAGCCTGGGAAGCCAATGCTGCCTCGTTTGATGCCCTGCTGGAGGTGGGGCTGACGGTGACGGCTCCCGCAGCCAAGGCGGATGCGGAAGCCTTTGCCACCCACTTCCTGGACGAATACCTGAAGCTGGTGAAGACCTCCTTCCGCAAGCATGACCCGAACCACCTGCTCATCGGCAGCAGGCTTCAACCGGGCACGATCAGTCACGAGTGGATCTGCCGTGCGATGGGGCCGCATCTGGATGTAATGTCCTATAACTACTACACCTATGGCGTGGACAAGGACCACCTGCGCAATGTGTACGAGTGGACGGGCGGACTGCCGATGATGCTGAGTGAGTTCTTCTGGTCCTCACCCAAGGACAGCGGCCTGGATGGTGGTCGCGAGGTGGGCAGCCAGCAGGAGCGCGGCCTGATGTATCGCAACTATGTGGAGCAGAGCGCTTCACTGGGATTTGTGATTGGAACGGAGTGGTTCACCCTGGTGGATCAGTCCGTGACCGGGCGCTGGTTCTCCGGCTTCGATGGGGAACGATCCAACTCCGGTGTGATCTCGGTGACGGACCGTCCTTGGAAGGCTCTGCTGGAGGAGATGATGAAAACGAACTATGACATCTACCGCGTGTGGTTCGGAGAGCGGGAGCCCTTTTCGTATTCAGTTCCTGGGAAGCCACTGGTGAAGTGA